In Paroedura picta isolate Pp20150507F chromosome 6, Ppicta_v3.0, whole genome shotgun sequence, one genomic interval encodes:
- the LOC143840833 gene encoding uncharacterized protein LOC143840833, whose translation MPGTGPLESPAAVDEDSDSGASTNVDFIPGTQEEEERGVAGPPAQRRRIQIQDEVLSDDDEPALGPAGSPPRGALQAEERLARERGRLRRVSILTSVGERILEHCQEESRRAAAADQAMLSLVAQEGKKLRAILRESNQSLRESVEEVCEC comes from the exons atgccagggacggggcccctcgagtctccagcagcggtggacgaggacagtgattctggggcatcaacaaacgttg atttcatacccgggacacaggaggaggaggagcgtggggtggctggacctcctgcccagcgcaggcggatacagatccaagatg aggtcctttcagatgatgatgagccagccctgggtccagccggctcaccacctagaggtgctctccaagcagaggagaggcttgcgagggaacgcggcaggctgaggcgcgtctccatctTAACAAGCGTTGGAGAAAggatccttgagcactgccaggaggagtcaaggcgtgccgcggccgcagaccaagcaatgctctccctcgtggcccaggaggggaaaaaattgcgggcaatccttagggagtctaaccaatccctacgcgaaagcgtggaggag GTGTGCGAGTGttag